Sequence from the Helicoverpa armigera isolate CAAS_96S chromosome 14, ASM3070526v1, whole genome shotgun sequence genome:
ACAAGACTGGCTGGTTAGCCGTCGTCATGTGAGCAAGGAGTGGCAGAAAAGTGCTCCGGCTGTGCGGGAGAAGATCAACAATGCTCTGAAGGACATGCCTAAACATGATGACATAGCTAGCCTGCTGGCTGGCAGCTACATCAACTACTTCCACTGTTTGAAGATTGTTGACATACTGAAGTTAACTGAGGCAGATACTAAGAATCTGTTTGGAAGGTATTGTGCTAACTTGCTATAGTAATCAGAAGATGCATTccgtacataattattatgagttATGTGACACTTTATTGTGGCTGTGTGATGATTTCTATATCTAGAGGTAAAAGCACAATGGACTATTGTTTTGTTACTATTGCACAATATCAGTTAAGTAGTAAAGAATTGTTGTAATAGAAATAATTCTAGTTCTTAGGATTTCATAAACATATGTGTTGCTAGGAAACCAGTAGCAATACcttttaaaactttatacatTAGCTTTGGTTTCAAATAAACGAGTTCTGCATTTTACTATGTACAGCTTGTGCCAGCGATAAAAAGTTGTCTATAGCTATGTTATCCACTCAAGCGTCCAAGCCGCGCGGTGATTCTCGGCCCACCTGTCCGCGCATGAAATGTCAATTGCTTTTTTACGACCAAGCGAGACTCTCTCAACAAAATCGATTACTACTGAAAAACTACAATAGCTagattcgaataaaaaatactcacggAAAGCTAAAAGAACGtcaaatttaatttgattaaaagtaaattactttaattaatattataggatgataataaagtataaagttgaggatatcaaaaaaaatatcgtaattttttttttattccgagtttcataagaaaaatatagtgaTTACTGGTagcaatgttttttattatattagtacaggatatactctttaaaatgataccaatatcttaatataaataattagttttctgtcatgaaaaaataaacaaagttaagtGTTTCTCAAGCGGTCACTGGGCCTCGGGCGACGTAAAAATGTGGCAAGATGGCCGCCCGGCTAATAGCGTGTTCACACGACGAGGTTGTTTTAATGCAACACGCATATTACTGTTCGGTATGTTTATTGAGCAAAcatgtttacttttatataattttattacatatatttttttattatgttaaatagaaaaaaagaaagcggTTATTGgtattacagtaaaataaatacactgtaaaactgtaattttaggtatttttcatTCTTTGATAATGAAAAACGAAAACGAAATAAACATGCCATCACCtataagtagatacataaaCAAAGTTAAAAACCACAAAACATTCCCAAATTGATCATAAAACGCTCCGTGTGAACAAACCATTATTTACGTTGTAAGTAGATCAGTCCAAGGGGAGTCGGCTCACCAACACTAAAATCATGAATAACGTCTtaacattttaatcattttagaCCCCATCTCAATGTATTTCGTTTGTAAATGGCCATTAACGTGCTAATAGTGAACGATTATcgtatattttgcatttatttaccaaaaataaccATTTAGAATACACTGTAAACAATAGAAAAGTATCAAACGATGATCGTGTAGTGATCGTATAACTTTTCCAACTAAATTATACTATGTAAACGTTTTGAAATTGtcgtaaaaatacatatttcataaagGAAATTTCTTcacgtttattttgatataaaataacaatctaaataagttataaaacaagaaacttaCCATATTTTTGTCAAGAGCTCCACACACAAAAAAGTCACTTGTCAAAAACGACGAACTGTcagttcaatatatttttttataaatttattgttGCCATTGCACAGAAAAAATCACAACTCACGGATGACAAATTTAATAACGCGCCATCTAGTATCAATCAACTATATTAATACCACCTGGCTATAGCGCTGTACACGTTTAAACTGAACGATGTCGTTCGGATACTGTAGTCACCATGAACGCTTAAGGCAAGAATTTTTTTGGTGACTGTTATCACCTCGGACGCTTGAGTGGTTATTGCCAAGTGTCATTTAATCTCATTCAGTTGTTTTAAcatgaagaagtaacaaacacacacaatcacaaactttcttctttataatattaaattagtgtGATAACATTTCAGGTATGGATCACAGAGGATGAAAGACTGGCAAGACATAGCTCGTAGCTATGAGAAGGAGAACCTATACTTGGCTGAGGCAGCTCAAATCCTAGTCAGGAACATCAACTATGAAATCCCTGGGCTAAAGAAGCAGATTGCTAAGGAGGATCAGTTGCAGATTGTAAGTTTCTaatcacaattaaattaaacaataaacaaaccaTAACCAGATGTGAAATTGCCAGCCAATGGTCAATTGAGTGATTTGATTGCTGGTAGGCCTTTAGGCCTTTgaaagtatttatgaaggtaaaaataattaaattacgttGTAtttagttgcccattccaaatgGATTTAGATAAATCCAATGGAGAAGAATGAGATTTCCAAAAGGatacttcaaaattattatgtcattattatcattaatatTCTGCCATAATgtacatgttatttttatgtacatgttatttttattctcacacaaaataataattttacttacaGGAACTAGAGAAGAAACACACAGATTTCCTAAAGAATGAGGCATCAAGCAAGTCAGAGTTCCTGACACTATGCAAACAACTTGGTATCCAAGGTGACAGGATCAAAAGAGAGCTTGTGGACCGCCTGCAAGAACTGCCTGATATATATGACAAGGTAAGACTTGTTgaatcaaatttaaaaaaaattttgtaCATCAGTCAAAAGTTTATCTTTCGCCTTAAAAGTAGGTCgtttttgataattaaataataagacttgtaagttgatcaattttctaggtagttgatcaactctcgaaaaataataaacgggAGTTGAAATGTACTATTCAGATATGaacactatacatatatgaattataagtaaataaatagttcacaGTTGAAAGCAACTAAATAAATGACCTCTTTTTTCAGATCGGCAAATCTCTAAAGCCACTCCAACCAGGAATTGACTTATACTCtgcattttcaaaatacatcTTAGGCGACAAATGTTCAGAAGTGTTACCATTACTACAATACGTGGTTGAGCATGGCAACACCACAGTGTACGAGTGGAGTTATGGGGAGGCACCTCTTAGTGTGGAGCCTGATCCTGTACATATTGAGTTGGATGATGAGGATCAGGGCGCTGGTGATCAGGTAACCTACCATTGCATCTACCATATTAATAACAAGaactttttttatacatacctatatgtcAAAACTGTGAAAGCATAATAATTGTACACATCCGTCATCATCTGATACCTTATAATACATATTCGTGACTGCTAAATAAGATAAAGAATAAAATTTTACTGTTGTATTCTGTaacttaaatatgtaaataagccAAAACCTAATGTGTAGATAAATACAATGTAGTGGTTGTACACGCagaaacacacatacatacatacatagaggtCAAACTGTgaacttctttaaaaaaaatcggttagAAAAACGACGAGTGTTATTTCATAAAATGGCTCATGAAAGTTcagctgtaaaaataatattcttggtACAAAAATTGTGTCCATATCCGTATTATTCTCATTCACAGATAGATTTCGGCGACAACGCAGAAATAGACTTCGGTTCGATAGAGGCTCCCGCCGACATAGACTTCGGCGACGGCGACGCGGGCGGAGAAATCGATTGGGGAAACATCGACGTTGCAGCGCCTGAGAACGTCGTGAGTATAATATACTGTAgtatatattataaagaagattttttttgcttGTTAAAACTCTTTCCTATGGACATGGGAAGGACAAGGAAATAGCCGAAAACAGCCAGTATTTGGgtacataaaatgtatgaaatgaaTTGTGGGACTTGTTAAAAGCAAAATGTATTCAATGAATTAATCATGTCCCAAAGTTGACGCGGTGCGTTAGAACTTGAAACACAAGAGGTCATTGGAGTGACATGTATTTCTTTCTTAACAAAATTCTTGTCACGaggaatacaaatattttaattccttATTTTATGGCCTCtgttaatacattattttcccATATCTGTCCCTTAGGATTTATCTGCGGACTTAGCGCACGTATCCCTCGAAGAGTCCGGCATAGTATTGGAAGAGCAGGGTGTTTGCGGGGGGGTAGCGAGGGGGAAGGACGCGTTGACTCTGCTCGACAACCCCGCCACTAGGAACCAGATCATCGATCAGCTCGTTGAGGTCagtacaaacaaaaagtcattcacacactcactcactcacttattcactgacttaTACACTTTTTTACTGGCTGATACTCTCATTAATGAATTTTCTCTAAATAATAAAGGGTTCATTTATTGACTCACTCACTTATTTACTGACTCACTCACTTATTTACTGACTCACTCACTTATTTACTGACTCACAACTCACACCCTCGTTAGCTAATTTTCTCTAAATAATTAAGTCACCCACCCTTTCATTCGATCAAACACCCACTTCTTCATTTGCTCACCTGCCCACTCACTCATTTAACTAACTATGTATTCATACACTCATTACCTCACTCACCCACGCACTCAATCACTGACACACACCCTCATTTATTCACGTATTAATCATCTATCCCATAGCTAACTCAGCGAATTAAACTTTCTAAATGTCTTTCCCAGCTGGAATCATTCCTCAAGATGCGTCTATACGAAACGAACACTTCGGGCGACAGTCATTCGTTCAGCTTACTGCAGCAGCTGCCCACAGAGAGCTCGGCAGCTCTGACCGCCATGCTGGACGCGGTACAGATCGCCACCGCCAAGCTGACCGCGCCGGAGATCAACCATCTGCATAACGTGAAACACTCGCCTAGGTATGTAGTTAAGTTAGGGTGTTTGCAGGCAAACATCTGGTCGTACGTAGTTTCGTAAGCTAAACTGGGTGTCAATTAGATACTCGCCTAGTGGCGTAGGTGAGTTCGCTAACAGTTTGGCTGTCAGTTGGGCACTCGCCGGTTACTGGTTTATTGAGCTGACATGTCGGGTCTCTGTCAGGCACTCACCTGGGTAGGTCAATTATCTAAGTTCTCTGTTATCTGCTTATTTCTTTATTCCTTACTGTGATCCCCATAGTAAAATGAACTTGAATTTCAGGAATCACCTTCAAACCAAACCGTATTTTTACCATAATGTATTTATGTAGTAAATACTTGCTCCATACCATATTTACACAACTTTTCTCTCTCCCCAGATACGTAGACGTCCTAACAGCTCAGCTCAAACAGAAGCTAGCTCTATGCGACAAGCTATCCCGCCTGGCGAGCCGCGCGGCGGAGCAGGGCGcaggcgcggcggcgcgggcggcacATCTGCGCCCACTGCTCACTCGCATCGTCGACAGGACCAAGGAGTTGCAGGCACAGGTAAGCACATTATGCCTTGTTGAGTGTGCGAAGTAAAAACAGAAGCTAGCTCTATGCGACGAGCTGTCCTGCGCATCGTTGACAGGATCAAGAAGTTGCAGGCACAGGTAAGCACATTGTGCCTTGTTAAGTGTGCGAAGTT
This genomic interval carries:
- the LOC110382312 gene encoding CDK5 regulatory subunit-associated protein 3, with product MDESNIPIDINIGKLQDWLVSRRHVSKEWQKSAPAVREKINNALKDMPKHDDIASLLAGSYINYFHCLKIVDILKLTEADTKNLFGRYGSQRMKDWQDIARSYEKENLYLAEAAQILVRNINYEIPGLKKQIAKEDQLQIELEKKHTDFLKNEASSKSEFLTLCKQLGIQGDRIKRELVDRLQELPDIYDKIGKSLKPLQPGIDLYSAFSKYILGDKCSEVLPLLQYVVEHGNTTVYEWSYGEAPLSVEPDPVHIELDDEDQGAGDQIDFGDNAEIDFGSIEAPADIDFGDGDAGGEIDWGNIDVAAPENVDLSADLAHVSLEESGIVLEEQGVCGGVARGKDALTLLDNPATRNQIIDQLVELESFLKMRLYETNTSGDSHSFSLLQQLPTESSAALTAMLDAVQIATAKLTAPEINHLHNVKHSPRYVDVLTAQLKQKLALCDKLSRLASRAAEQGAGAAARAAHLRPLLTRIVDRTKELQAQIESDISKKYKGRPVNIIGGVKFL